The genomic segment AACTCTTGTCTTATGATAGCCATGTCGTgatattcttttcaaaacaAAGATGAAATCAATTACACAATAAGGGATTTCATGAACGTTTAGATTCACTaccatttatttaatttctagttAAATAAAGACAATGTTTTGGAAGTGTTGATGATCTTGAGAATGACAACGAAGAATGGCATAATACGCTAAAATTGACATAACAACCTTACCTGTGTACTAAATCCTAGATGTTATGGTTGCTTGCTAATCAAAGAAGCTCAGAAGTCTTCTCATGAGTCCATGTGGCCTAAAAAGTTGAAGAAATTgttcttgtagatttttttgAACTTTCTCTTGTAATGACAACTCGACCTCCTCTATCTTCATTCAAGTTACCTTAATTAATTTGCACATGCATATGTGCATAATATGTATGCATAGTCAAGCCCATTAACtcttgatgaaattatgagTTCCAATTCAAGCTAGAAAGTTGAAAGGTTTGTCTCAAAGCACCATCGCCCAAAGACCCAAGAAGAGTGCTTGGGTGAACCAATGGTGTGCTCTGTGGAAACTGGTTAAGCAAAGAAACAAAGGAGTTGTTATCCTCTTGAGTGCCAGTAATGCCACTATTAAGATCACCATGAAAACGCTTTGCTGATGAATTAGCCAGCTCCATTGATAATCCTGTAGTCTCATTCCAATACTGATGATAAGGGAGGGAACGTTTTTCCGAAAGAGTATTTGTAGAGACTGAGGTCATGGACATATTTGGCTTAGAGCTTGAAGATGGTAATTGAGAAATGGAATTGTTTTGCATGCCATCTCCTGTTAGTATCCCTTCAAAGAAGGTATCTTCACTCTCAAGTAATGAAGCATAACCTGTAGGCTTTGAAACTGAAGGGTGTTTCGGATTTTTGTTGCTAGAAGTACTTGGCAGTGTAGCAAACATTCCCTCCATTGAATCCTCCTTTTCCATTTGATCCATCTGTCTTTGTGGgttgtttttcttgtaaatcCGGCATAGAACCCAGTCATCAAGCTATAAACAACGAAcaaaaataatagataataCACATCATTAATGGACCAATCTTTCAGTGATCATAACATGAAGGTACccaattaaaagatgatgaacatACCCTTAAAGAGCCGCCTTTCTTGTTGGCAGAATCACCAGGAGGTTTTGAGCTAGGATTGTTATTGATAAGGCGATATTCATGCATAATCCAATTGGTTTTAATCCCTTTTGGTGGCTTACCACCATAAAAAACCAGGGCCTTTTTGACACCAACCTTTTGAGCTCCATTAGATGTTAATATAGGCTTATCAGTTCCAGTAGCTTTCCAATACCCTGAAGTTGCAGCTCTATTAGGCCTTGCACCGTTGGGGTATTTCCTATCTCTAGGACTGAAAAAATACCACTCTTGCTCTCCAAACGTAGCCTTACCTACACACAGAAAATTCCCCATTCCAAAACATTAGCATATACATATATTAATCAAGAACAAGCTAGCACCCATATATTCTGAAGATCTTGATGACTTACTTGGTAGCTCCCATGGATCAAATTTGTATAGATCAATCTCAGCTATAATTGTAACAGGTAATGGAACTGATGCAACCTTCTTTTTTAGGTAGTGGACCACTAGCTCTTCATCAGTAGGGTGGAACCTGAACCCCGGTGGCAGCTGTGGGTGCTGCGACCCAGACGATGAATCGGTGCTCTCC from the Populus nigra chromosome 9, ddPopNigr1.1, whole genome shotgun sequence genome contains:
- the LOC133702597 gene encoding NAC transcription factor 25-like → MESTDSSSGSQHPQLPPGFRFHPTDEELVVHYLKKKVASVPLPVTIIAEIDLYKFDPWELPSKATFGEQEWYFFSPRDRKYPNGARPNRAATSGYWKATGTDKPILTSNGAQKVGVKKALVFYGGKPPKGIKTNWIMHEYRLINNNPSSKPPGDSANKKGGSLRLDDWVLCRIYKKNNPQRQMDQMEKEDSMEGMFATLPSTSSNKNPKHPSVSKPTGYASLLESEDTFFEGILTGDGMQNNSISQLPSSSSKPNMSMTSVSTNTLSEKRSLPYHQYWNETTGLSMELANSSAKRFHGDLNSGITGTQEDNNSFVSLLNQFPQSTPLVHPSTLLGSLGDGALRQTFQLSSLNWNS